From the genome of Sphingomonas sp. HMP6, one region includes:
- a CDS encoding sensor histidine kinase, which yields MPLISRPTIFSRPFFEDKSRAFWTLQAVGWTGYLILRGVSTVSSIAGAEDLKRLVPVVFESIIGYSVTLLLSTLYHIYRRQPRFAMAVLTVLTLAVATLLYAVLDAFSFSFVGDSSPGLTLPLVLGTIFLNFTVLAGWTALYFGINFYLIVEDQIDQLAALESTASSAQLAMLRYQLNPHFLFNTLNSISTLVLLKETERANAMLGRLSSFLRYTLANEPTAHVTVQQEFETLKLYLEIEKMRFEERLRPSFEVDPRVAKARLPSLLLQPLVENAIKYAVTPQEDGAEIAVVARLAGDRVQIVVSDTGPGLNEAKNRSSVSLAVQSLSTGVGLANIRERLAQAYGPDHSFEMRSIPGGGFGVEIEIPFQLEEPKKEFA from the coding sequence ATGCCGCTAATCTCCCGCCCCACGATCTTCTCGCGGCCCTTCTTCGAAGACAAGAGCCGCGCGTTCTGGACGCTGCAAGCCGTTGGGTGGACGGGGTATCTGATCCTGCGTGGCGTCTCGACCGTGTCGAGCATCGCCGGGGCGGAGGATTTGAAGCGACTGGTGCCGGTCGTGTTCGAATCGATCATCGGGTACAGCGTCACGCTGCTGCTCTCGACGCTGTATCATATCTATCGCCGCCAGCCGCGCTTCGCGATGGCGGTGCTGACGGTGCTGACGCTGGCGGTGGCGACGTTGCTCTACGCTGTGCTCGACGCGTTTTCCTTCTCCTTTGTCGGCGATTCGTCGCCGGGGCTGACGCTGCCACTGGTGCTGGGCACGATCTTTCTCAATTTCACCGTCCTCGCCGGGTGGACCGCGCTCTATTTCGGGATCAATTTCTATCTGATCGTCGAGGATCAGATCGACCAGCTCGCAGCACTTGAAAGCACCGCCTCCTCCGCGCAGCTCGCGATGCTGCGCTATCAGCTCAACCCGCATTTCCTGTTCAACACGCTCAATTCGATCTCGACGTTGGTGCTGCTCAAGGAAACCGAGCGCGCCAATGCGATGCTCGGGCGGTTGTCGTCTTTCCTGCGCTATACCCTGGCCAACGAACCGACCGCGCATGTGACGGTGCAGCAGGAGTTCGAGACGCTGAAACTGTATCTCGAGATCGAGAAGATGCGCTTCGAGGAGCGCCTGCGCCCGAGTTTTGAGGTGGATCCCCGGGTAGCGAAAGCGCGCTTACCCTCGCTGTTGCTGCAACCTTTGGTCGAGAACGCGATTAAGTACGCGGTAACGCCGCAGGAAGACGGCGCCGAAATCGCGGTGGTCGCGCGGCTCGCCGGGGATCGGGTGCAGATCGTCGTATCCGACACCGGACCCGGCTTGAACGAGGCGAAGAACCGGTCAAGCGTTTCGCTGGCGGTTCAATCCCTTTCAACCGGGGTTGGGCTCGCCAATATCAGGGAGAGACTGGCTCAGGCTTACGGGCCTGACCATAGTTTCGAGATGCGATCGATCCCGGGGGGCGGTTTCGGGGTCGAGATTGAAATCCCGTTCCAGCTCGAGGAACCGAAGAAAGAGTTTGCATGA
- a CDS encoding LytR/AlgR family response regulator transcription factor, whose translation MTIRTILVDDEKLATQGLALRLAAHDDVEIIDTCQNGREAIRSIKTNKPDLVFLDIQMPGFDGFSVVQGLMEVEPPLFVFVTAYSDHALKAFETDAVDYLMKPVEEARLADTLDRVRQRLTEKRGVEEADRLKEVIAEIAPESVENLGEAEHVSSNRFEKLINIKDRGQIFRVDVDTIELIEAAGDYMVIKTGDNSLVLRETMKDLERRLDPRRFQRVHRSTIVNLDLVKEVKPHTNGECFLVLQSNAQVKVSRSYRDVVARFVH comes from the coding sequence ATGACGATCCGCACCATCCTCGTCGACGACGAAAAGCTTGCTACACAAGGGCTCGCCTTGCGCCTTGCCGCGCATGACGACGTCGAAATCATCGATACCTGCCAGAACGGCCGCGAGGCGATCCGTTCGATCAAAACCAACAAACCCGACCTCGTCTTTCTCGATATCCAGATGCCCGGCTTCGACGGTTTCTCCGTCGTACAGGGGCTGATGGAGGTCGAACCCCCGCTGTTCGTGTTCGTGACGGCCTATTCCGACCATGCGTTGAAGGCGTTCGAGACCGACGCGGTCGATTATCTGATGAAGCCGGTCGAGGAAGCGCGGCTTGCCGATACGCTCGATCGCGTGCGCCAACGCCTGACCGAAAAGCGCGGCGTCGAGGAGGCAGACCGGCTGAAGGAAGTGATCGCCGAGATCGCGCCCGAATCCGTCGAAAATCTCGGCGAGGCCGAGCATGTCTCCTCGAACCGCTTCGAAAAGCTAATCAACATCAAGGATCGCGGCCAGATCTTCCGCGTCGATGTCGATACGATCGAACTGATCGAGGCGGCCGGCGATTATATGGTGATCAAGACCGGCGACAATTCGCTGGTGCTGCGCGAGACCATGAAAGACCTCGAACGCCGCTTAGATCCGCGCCGCTTCCAGCGCGTCCACCGCTCGACGATCGTCAACCTCGATCTGGTGAAAGAGGTGAAACCGCACACCAATGGCGAGTGCTTCCTGGTGCTGCAGTCCAATGCGCAGGTGAAGGTGTCGCGGTCCTATCGCGACGTGGTCGCGCGGTTCGTTCACTAA
- a CDS encoding DUF3297 family protein, which translates to MSDTDLPPDRLSSNPRSPHYDEAVLARGIGIRFKGQQRTDVEEYSRSEGWIRVALGKKVDRHGNPLTLKLSGEVESFFENPAPGGEGEATE; encoded by the coding sequence ATGAGCGACACAGATCTCCCGCCCGACCGCCTTTCGTCCAACCCGCGCAGCCCGCATTATGACGAGGCCGTGCTGGCACGCGGCATCGGCATCCGCTTCAAGGGGCAGCAACGCACCGACGTCGAGGAATATAGCCGTTCCGAGGGCTGGATCCGCGTCGCCTTGGGCAAGAAGGTCGATCGCCACGGCAACCCACTGACGCTGAAACTGTCGGGCGAGGTCGAATCGTTTTTCGAAAATCCAGCACCGGGCGGCGAGGGCGAAGCGACCGAATGA
- a CDS encoding EVE domain-containing protein encodes MAFWLLKSEPETYGWHDLLAEGRTEWTGVRNPAAALHLKAMQVGDRAFFYHSGKPKEIVGTVEVMRTAQQDGEEARWVSVEIAPLGALEWPVTLAAIKADPALAGMELLRQSRLSVSPVREQEWDVILRAGTPPL; translated from the coding sequence TTGGCCTTCTGGCTGTTGAAATCCGAACCCGAAACCTACGGCTGGCACGATCTGCTGGCCGAGGGGCGAACCGAATGGACCGGCGTGCGCAATCCCGCTGCAGCGCTGCATTTGAAGGCGATGCAGGTCGGCGATCGGGCTTTCTTCTATCACAGCGGCAAGCCCAAGGAGATCGTCGGCACGGTTGAAGTGATGCGCACCGCGCAGCAGGATGGCGAGGAAGCGCGCTGGGTCTCGGTCGAGATCGCGCCGCTCGGGGCATTGGAGTGGCCCGTAACGCTGGCGGCGATCAAGGCCGATCCGGCACTCGCCGGAATGGAGCTGCTGCGCCAGTCGCGGCTCAGCGTGTCGCCGGTGCGGGAGCAGGAATGGGATGTGATACTGCGCGCCGGAACGCCGCCGCTCTAA
- a CDS encoding DUF2269 family protein has protein sequence MAYETAKFIHIIGIIMLLGNVTATAIWKFFADRSKDAKIVGFGQRLVTLTDWSLTVWGAALTIIGGYGAALIARMDLVGERWLLWGQILFVVSGLLWLGILVPLQIRLARMAKRFQAGGDIPDAYWRASRWWFIVGLLITVPLVAAAWVMVVKPNGF, from the coding sequence ATGGCGTACGAAACCGCGAAATTCATCCACATCATCGGCATCATCATGCTGCTCGGCAACGTCACCGCGACCGCGATCTGGAAATTCTTTGCCGATCGCAGCAAGGACGCGAAGATCGTCGGCTTCGGACAACGCCTCGTCACTTTGACCGACTGGAGCCTCACCGTCTGGGGTGCCGCGCTGACGATCATCGGCGGCTACGGCGCAGCGCTGATCGCGCGGATGGATCTCGTCGGCGAACGCTGGCTGTTGTGGGGTCAGATCCTGTTCGTCGTCTCGGGGCTGCTGTGGCTGGGCATCCTGGTGCCGCTGCAAATCCGCCTGGCGCGCATGGCCAAGAGGTTTCAGGCGGGCGGCGACATTCCGGACGCTTATTGGCGCGCCAGCCGCTGGTGGTTCATCGTCGGCCTGTTGATCACCGTGCCGTTGGTGGCGGCGGCGTGGGTGATGGTGGTCAAGCCGAACGGGTTTTAG
- the typA gene encoding translational GTPase TypA codes for MSLRNVAIIAHVDHGKTTLVDQLFRQSGTFRDNQRIEERAMDSNDLEKERGITILAKPTSVDWTPPGASESIRINIVDTPGHADFGGEVERILSMVDGVVLLVDSSEGAMPQTKFVTGKALALGLKPIVVVNKVDRNDARIQEVLDEVFDLFVSLDANDEQLDFPVLYASGRNGYASTDMDAREGTLIPMFETIVAHVPPPAVEVAGVPFTFLVTLLDRDPFLGRILTGRVNSGVVKVNQPIHALNNDGKIIETGRASKIMSFRGLDRVPVDEAKAGDIISLAGLSIATVADTIADTSVSEPLHAQPIDPPTLSMRFAVNDSPMAGREGTKVTSRMIRERLFREAESNVAVKVTEAADKDSFEVAGRGELQLGVLIETMRREGFELGISRPRVLFGEDEDGKKTEPYETVIIDVDDEYSGTVVEKMNIRKAEMTDMRPSVGGKTRITFSAPSRGMIGYHGEFLSDTRGTGIMNRLFEKYGPHKGNIEGRKNGVLISNGAGEANTYALGPLEERGILFVAHGEALYEGMIVGENAKPDDLEVNPMKTKALTNFRVSGKDDTVRLTPPKRATLEQAIAYIDDDELVEVTPKSIRLRKRYLDANERKRASRAKLQS; via the coding sequence ATGAGCCTCCGCAATGTGGCCATCATCGCACACGTCGATCATGGCAAGACCACTCTCGTCGATCAATTGTTCCGTCAGTCCGGCACCTTCCGCGACAATCAGCGCATCGAAGAGCGCGCGATGGATTCGAACGACCTCGAAAAAGAGCGTGGCATCACCATTCTCGCCAAGCCGACATCGGTCGATTGGACCCCGCCGGGTGCGAGCGAGAGCATCCGCATCAACATCGTCGACACCCCCGGCCACGCCGATTTCGGCGGTGAGGTCGAGCGCATCCTGTCGATGGTCGACGGCGTCGTTCTGCTGGTCGATTCGTCGGAAGGCGCGATGCCGCAGACCAAGTTCGTCACCGGCAAGGCGCTGGCGCTCGGCCTGAAGCCAATCGTCGTCGTCAACAAGGTCGACCGCAACGACGCGCGCATCCAGGAAGTGCTCGACGAAGTGTTCGACCTGTTCGTGTCCTTGGACGCGAATGACGAGCAGCTCGATTTCCCCGTGCTCTACGCCTCGGGCCGTAACGGCTATGCCTCGACCGACATGGACGCGCGCGAAGGTACGCTGATCCCGATGTTCGAAACGATCGTCGCCCACGTTCCGCCCCCCGCGGTGGAAGTCGCCGGCGTGCCGTTCACCTTCCTCGTGACGCTGCTCGATCGCGATCCGTTCCTCGGCCGCATCCTCACCGGCCGCGTCAATTCGGGCGTGGTCAAGGTCAACCAGCCGATCCACGCGCTCAACAACGACGGCAAGATCATCGAGACCGGCCGCGCGTCGAAGATCATGTCGTTCCGCGGTCTCGACCGCGTACCGGTCGACGAAGCGAAAGCGGGCGACATCATCAGCCTGGCCGGCCTGTCGATCGCGACCGTCGCCGATACGATCGCCGACACCAGCGTGAGCGAGCCGCTCCATGCCCAGCCGATCGATCCGCCGACGCTGTCGATGCGCTTCGCCGTCAACGATTCGCCGATGGCGGGCCGTGAGGGCACCAAGGTGACCAGCCGCATGATCCGCGAGCGCCTGTTCCGCGAAGCGGAGTCGAACGTCGCCGTGAAGGTGACCGAAGCGGCCGACAAGGACAGCTTCGAAGTCGCCGGCCGCGGCGAGCTTCAGCTCGGCGTGTTGATCGAGACGATGCGCCGCGAGGGCTTTGAACTCGGCATCAGCCGCCCGCGCGTGCTGTTCGGCGAGGATGAGGACGGCAAGAAGACCGAGCCGTACGAAACCGTCATCATCGACGTCGACGACGAATATTCGGGCACGGTCGTCGAGAAGATGAACATCCGTAAGGCCGAGATGACCGACATGCGTCCGTCGGTCGGCGGCAAGACGCGTATCACCTTTTCCGCGCCGTCGCGCGGCATGATCGGCTATCATGGCGAGTTCCTGTCGGACACGCGCGGCACCGGCATCATGAACCGGCTGTTCGAGAAGTACGGGCCGCACAAGGGCAACATCGAAGGCCGCAAGAACGGCGTGTTGATCTCGAACGGAGCGGGCGAAGCCAATACCTACGCGCTCGGCCCGCTCGAAGAGCGCGGCATCCTGTTCGTCGCGCACGGCGAGGCGCTGTACGAGGGCATGATCGTCGGCGAGAATGCCAAGCCGGACGATCTCGAAGTCAACCCGATGAAGACCAAGGCGCTGACCAACTTCCGCGTCAGTGGCAAGGACGACACCGTGCGTCTTACCCCGCCGAAGCGCGCGACGCTCGAGCAAGCGATTGCCTATATCGACGATGACGAGTTGGTCGAAGTGACGCCGAAGTCGATCCGGTTGCGCAAGCGGTATCTCGACGCGAACGAGCGCAAGCGCGCCAGCCGGGCGAAGCTGCAGAGCTGA
- a CDS encoding TonB-dependent receptor, with protein MRRSFSLVLVGTLLGCCSTAALAQSAVQPTEPEASGPDIVVTAQKREQKIQDVPITVTAVTGAKMQELGVNSLAEVALYIPGLRIQEQSANNPGFVIRGITSDSGSSQQGARVSLYYNGIDVSRTRGAYQDLYDLERFEVVKGPQATLFGTASAVGAVNIISAQPRAGTSAELNGSYGNFNRSQVSGFVNVGNDTLAGRLAFAYKYHDGFVRNIAGDPNVPNQNQGKINQDDLNGQDQRGVRGSLRWAPTDALTASLVLTYDGQRNPGTAFRSRALAPTGGNGGDYSYAELSGSPFSAAVLGDAKLGLKRDVYDANLTVTAQLAPGVSFTTVNGYRKFNSNEVFDADGGPAWYLEFAEDARGDQWSHEGRFNFTGDKYRASFGWNAFFENNLQRVPFSTEEGTYLGCSVSPNFAAIRTSLANAGVAGCVAANGTVTAARATAVLTGGAATQLPYQSVFTNYGTNDTYSVFADGTWLPTPRLEITAGARLLIEQRKSGYSSVQPNSTILASLGIRSSLLGTANTNGQIFTARKSFTAVLPRANVLYRVTDSVNVYATISKGRRSPVVQLNGANIGGVVVPNLQVVPDEVVWNYEAGIKGKVGPFTGSLGVFYQTYNGFQVSVTNNGVTTTQSAGRARNPGVEFEGNLKLGRFVNVFGNFAYVDGKIEKNAATGAFSGAQFRLQPKYSASGGITLRAPVGSMTIYATPSATYQSKVFFELPNNPAISQDGYTLVNVRAGVELAGGKYRIGGFARNALNKKYLIDAGNTGGGFGIPSYIRGEPRVYGIEIGGKF; from the coding sequence ATGCGTCGTTCGTTCTCGCTCGTTCTTGTCGGCACCTTGCTCGGCTGCTGCTCCACCGCGGCGCTCGCCCAATCGGCGGTGCAGCCGACCGAGCCGGAGGCAAGCGGCCCCGACATCGTTGTTACCGCGCAGAAGCGGGAACAGAAGATCCAGGACGTGCCGATCACCGTCACCGCGGTCACCGGCGCGAAGATGCAGGAACTCGGGGTCAATTCGCTCGCCGAAGTCGCGCTCTATATCCCCGGCCTGCGCATTCAGGAGCAGAGCGCCAACAACCCCGGGTTCGTCATCCGCGGCATCACCTCGGACAGCGGTTCGTCGCAGCAGGGCGCGCGCGTTTCGCTCTATTACAATGGCATCGACGTCTCGCGCACACGCGGTGCGTATCAGGATCTGTACGATCTCGAGCGCTTCGAAGTGGTGAAGGGGCCGCAGGCAACGCTGTTCGGCACCGCATCGGCAGTCGGCGCGGTCAACATCATTTCGGCACAGCCGCGCGCGGGAACCTCGGCTGAACTCAATGGCTCCTACGGAAATTTCAACCGCAGCCAGGTCTCGGGCTTCGTCAATGTCGGCAACGACACGCTCGCCGGCCGTCTCGCCTTCGCCTACAAATATCACGATGGCTTTGTTCGCAACATCGCCGGCGACCCGAATGTCCCCAATCAGAATCAGGGCAAGATCAATCAGGACGATCTGAACGGTCAGGATCAGCGCGGCGTGCGCGGCTCGCTGCGCTGGGCGCCGACCGATGCGCTCACCGCCAGCCTGGTGCTAACCTATGACGGTCAGCGTAACCCCGGCACCGCTTTCCGCTCGCGGGCCCTGGCGCCGACGGGCGGCAATGGCGGCGACTATAGCTATGCCGAACTGTCGGGCTCGCCGTTCAGCGCGGCGGTGCTCGGTGACGCCAAGCTCGGCCTGAAGCGCGACGTGTACGACGCCAATCTAACCGTCACCGCACAGCTTGCGCCGGGCGTCAGCTTCACCACCGTCAACGGCTATCGCAAGTTCAACAGCAACGAAGTGTTCGATGCCGATGGCGGTCCGGCCTGGTACCTCGAATTCGCCGAGGATGCGCGCGGCGATCAGTGGAGCCATGAAGGCCGTTTCAACTTCACGGGCGACAAATATCGTGCGTCGTTCGGCTGGAACGCCTTCTTCGAAAACAATTTGCAGCGCGTTCCTTTCTCGACCGAGGAAGGCACGTACCTCGGCTGCTCGGTCTCGCCGAATTTTGCGGCGATTCGCACTTCCCTTGCTAACGCGGGCGTCGCGGGCTGCGTCGCGGCCAATGGCACGGTGACGGCGGCGCGCGCGACCGCGGTGCTCACCGGTGGTGCGGCAACGCAGCTTCCGTATCAGTCGGTGTTCACCAATTATGGCACCAACGATACCTATTCGGTCTTTGCCGACGGCACCTGGCTCCCGACCCCGCGGCTGGAAATCACCGCAGGGGCCCGGCTGCTGATCGAACAGCGCAAATCCGGCTATAGCTCGGTTCAGCCTAATTCGACGATTCTCGCGTCGCTCGGCATCCGCTCCAGCCTGCTCGGCACGGCCAATACCAATGGCCAGATCTTCACCGCGCGGAAGAGCTTCACCGCAGTCCTGCCGCGCGCGAACGTGCTGTATCGCGTGACGGACAGCGTGAATGTCTATGCGACGATCAGCAAGGGCCGCCGGTCGCCGGTGGTGCAGCTCAATGGGGCAAATATCGGCGGGGTCGTGGTACCCAACCTTCAAGTCGTGCCCGACGAAGTGGTGTGGAACTATGAAGCCGGGATCAAGGGCAAGGTCGGCCCGTTCACCGGGTCGCTCGGCGTGTTCTATCAGACCTATAATGGCTTCCAGGTTTCGGTCACCAATAACGGCGTGACGACCACGCAAAGCGCGGGCAGAGCGCGCAACCCCGGTGTCGAGTTCGAGGGCAACCTCAAGCTCGGGCGGTTCGTGAACGTGTTCGGCAACTTCGCTTATGTCGATGGCAAGATCGAGAAGAATGCCGCCACCGGCGCCTTCTCCGGCGCGCAATTCCGGCTCCAGCCGAAATATAGCGCCTCGGGCGGCATCACGCTGCGTGCGCCGGTCGGCAGCATGACGATCTACGCGACGCCCTCGGCCACCTATCAAAGCAAGGTGTTCTTCGAGCTTCCGAACAATCCGGCGATCAGCCAGGACGGCTATACGCTCGTCAACGTCCGCGCGGGCGTCGAATTGGCCGGTGGGAAATATCGCATCGGCGGCTTCGCCCGCAACGCGCTCAACAAAAAGTATCTGATCGACGCAGGCAATACCGGCGGCGGCTTCGGCATTCCCAGCTACATTCGCGGCGAGCCGCGCGTGTACGGGATCGAAATCGGCGGCAAATTCTGA
- a CDS encoding toxic anion resistance protein — MATATDTETSDLVLTPPTPVPVVSPEKAIGLVPIEDGVRSKLQTKVADFVDDLIAQDVNSPEFGKRVDAIAAMGQKEIRAAADQSNRFLDRPVKAMDGESGVGADLTELRRTIEKLDPSVNGKLISGRGMMSKLFGGGLNTYFDKYRSSQSHIAAILKTLSRGKDELLMDNAAIDTERANLWTAMGRLEQMIVLSKEMDARLEEKANDLDHTDPAKAKAIRESALFYVRQRTQDLLTQMAVTVQGYLALDLVKKNNIELVKGVDRASTTTVSALRTAVTVAQALANQKLVLDQITALNSTTANIIDATGKLLKSQTATIHEQAAAATIPVETLQRAFQNIYDTMDAIDSFKAKALVSMKATVGTLSTEVEKSKGYIARAEGAAQNQLSGPTEGFKLEAE, encoded by the coding sequence ATGGCGACCGCTACAGATACCGAAACAAGCGATCTGGTGCTGACCCCGCCCACCCCGGTACCAGTGGTGTCGCCGGAAAAGGCGATCGGGCTGGTGCCAATCGAAGATGGCGTGCGCTCAAAACTGCAGACCAAGGTTGCCGATTTCGTCGACGATCTGATCGCGCAGGACGTGAACTCACCCGAATTCGGCAAGCGCGTCGATGCGATCGCGGCGATGGGGCAGAAGGAAATCCGCGCGGCAGCCGACCAGTCGAACCGCTTCCTCGATCGCCCGGTGAAGGCGATGGACGGCGAAAGTGGCGTCGGCGCCGATTTGACCGAGCTGCGTCGCACGATCGAAAAGCTCGACCCGAGCGTCAACGGCAAGCTGATCTCGGGTCGCGGGATGATGAGCAAGCTGTTCGGCGGCGGGCTCAACACCTATTTCGACAAATATCGCTCTTCGCAGTCGCACATCGCAGCGATCCTCAAGACCTTGTCGCGCGGCAAGGACGAATTGCTGATGGACAATGCCGCGATCGACACCGAGCGCGCCAATCTGTGGACCGCGATGGGGCGGCTCGAACAGATGATCGTGCTGTCGAAGGAAATGGATGCGCGGCTGGAAGAGAAAGCCAACGACCTCGACCACACCGATCCGGCCAAGGCGAAAGCGATCCGCGAGAGCGCCTTGTTCTATGTGCGCCAACGCACGCAGGATCTGCTGACGCAAATGGCGGTGACGGTGCAAGGCTATCTCGCGCTCGATCTGGTCAAGAAGAACAATATCGAACTGGTGAAGGGTGTCGATCGCGCGTCGACCACGACCGTTAGCGCGCTGCGTACGGCGGTCACGGTAGCGCAAGCACTCGCCAACCAGAAATTGGTGCTCGACCAGATTACCGCGCTCAATTCGACCACCGCAAACATCATCGATGCTACCGGCAAGCTGCTCAAATCGCAGACCGCGACGATCCACGAGCAAGCCGCCGCCGCGACCATCCCGGTCGAGACGCTGCAGCGCGCGTTCCAGAACATCTATGACACGATGGACGCGATCGATTCGTTCAAGGCCAAGGCGCTGGTGTCGATGAAGGCGACGGTCGGGACGCTGTCGACCGAGGTCGAGAAATCGAAGGGTTATATCGCGCGGGCCGAGGGCGCGGCGCAGAACCAGCTTTCCGGTCCTACCGAAGGCTTCAAGCTGGAGGCGGAGTGA
- a CDS encoding 3'(2'),5'-bisphosphate nucleotidase CysQ, giving the protein MAEAGLAKAVAAVAAEAGALALSHWRTDFHRWEKSPGDPVSQVDLDVNTLIRARLSALLPDAGWLSEETIDTADRLTCGQVWVVDPIDGTRDFIRGRDGWAISIALAEAGRVTIGVLDAPARGEIWSAAVGQGALRNGVSVQVGSRRDLAGARVPIDALPKDSDLVAVAKPNSIALRIAMVAADEADMVATLRWGNEWDIAAAALIAAEAGATVTDAHGVQLSFNTASAQAFGVLATTPAIHAAAVARLAERAKALSVR; this is encoded by the coding sequence GTGGCTGAAGCCGGCCTCGCTAAGGCGGTCGCGGCGGTCGCCGCCGAGGCCGGCGCGCTTGCTCTGTCGCACTGGCGCACCGACTTTCACCGCTGGGAAAAGAGCCCGGGCGATCCGGTTTCTCAGGTCGATCTCGACGTCAACACGCTGATCCGCGCGCGGCTGTCCGCCTTGCTGCCCGATGCCGGCTGGCTATCTGAGGAAACCATCGACACCGCCGATCGCCTGACGTGCGGCCAGGTCTGGGTGGTCGATCCGATTGACGGCACGCGGGATTTTATTCGCGGGCGCGATGGCTGGGCGATCTCGATCGCGCTGGCCGAGGCGGGCCGAGTCACGATCGGCGTGCTCGATGCGCCCGCGCGTGGGGAAATCTGGTCCGCCGCGGTCGGGCAGGGGGCGCTGCGCAACGGCGTGTCGGTGCAGGTCGGCAGCCGACGCGACCTGGCCGGCGCGCGCGTGCCGATCGACGCTTTGCCCAAGGACAGCGATCTGGTCGCCGTCGCCAAGCCCAATTCGATCGCGCTTCGCATCGCGATGGTCGCCGCTGACGAGGCGGACATGGTCGCGACGCTGCGTTGGGGCAATGAATGGGATATCGCCGCCGCCGCGCTGATCGCGGCCGAGGCGGGCGCGACCGTGACCGATGCGCACGGCGTTCAGCTTAGCTTCAACACGGCCAGCGCTCAGGCATTCGGCGTACTCGCGACCACGCCCGCGATCCATGCCGCCGCCGTCGCGCGGCTGGCGGAACGGGCCAAGGCGTTGTCCGTCCGATGA
- a CDS encoding TldD/PmbA family protein: MLNPDQARERAADIVSRATAAGADAADAVYAADMSLDISVRLGALEDVGRSESADLGLRVFVGQRSASVSTSDLSSDSLAALVDRAVAMAREAPEDVWAGLAPANRLMHGAPPLLDLDDLAGGGDGASPESLRDAALEAEDAARAVVGVTNSEGGSASASRSIWALATSHGFAAAYAATGYGLSASVLAGEGGAMVRDYAYTSARHRHALEPAAVIGARAGDRVVARVNPGRLASGPMTVVFDPRIGSSLLGHLIGAISGSSITRKTSFLLDALGTQVFARGVTVLDDPHRPHGLRSRPFDGEGLPVSPSTIIADGMLESWLLDSASARQLGLEPTGHAARGVGGGPGVSTSNMHMAAGKMPVATLIEDIVDGVFVTELIGMGVNGVTGDYSRGAAGFRIEKGVLTGPVAEFTIAGNLKDMYRNLTPANDLEFRFGTNVPTLRIEGMTVASG, translated from the coding sequence ATGCTGAACCCCGATCAAGCCCGTGAGCGCGCCGCCGATATCGTTTCCCGCGCCACGGCGGCCGGTGCCGATGCCGCCGATGCGGTCTATGCCGCCGACATGTCGCTCGATATCTCGGTGCGGCTGGGCGCGCTGGAGGATGTCGGTCGGTCGGAAAGCGCCGATCTCGGCTTGCGCGTCTTCGTGGGGCAGCGCTCGGCGAGTGTGTCGACCTCCGATCTGTCCTCCGATTCACTCGCCGCTCTGGTTGATCGCGCCGTCGCGATGGCCCGCGAAGCGCCCGAGGATGTCTGGGCCGGTCTCGCGCCCGCCAACCGGCTGATGCACGGCGCGCCCCCGTTGCTCGATCTTGATGATCTGGCCGGCGGCGGCGACGGCGCCTCGCCCGAATCGCTGCGCGATGCCGCGCTGGAGGCGGAAGACGCCGCCCGCGCCGTTGTCGGTGTCACCAATAGCGAGGGCGGATCGGCCAGCGCCTCGCGCTCGATCTGGGCGCTCGCCACCAGCCACGGCTTCGCCGCCGCTTATGCCGCAACCGGCTACGGTCTGTCCGCTAGCGTGCTGGCGGGGGAGGGCGGCGCGATGGTGCGCGATTACGCCTATACCTCGGCCCGCCATCGCCACGCGCTGGAGCCAGCCGCCGTGATCGGCGCCCGCGCCGGCGACCGCGTCGTCGCGCGCGTCAATCCCGGTCGCCTCGCCAGCGGGCCGATGACCGTTGTGTTCGATCCGCGCATCGGCTCCAGCCTGCTCGGTCATTTGATCGGCGCGATTTCCGGATCGTCGATCACGCGCAAGACCAGCTTCCTGCTCGACGCGCTCGGCACGCAAGTCTTCGCCCGCGGCGTCACCGTGCTCGACGATCCGCACCGCCCGCACGGGCTGCGCTCGCGACCGTTCGATGGCGAAGGGCTGCCGGTCTCGCCGAGTACGATCATCGCCGACGGTATGCTGGAGTCGTGGCTGCTCGACAGCGCCTCGGCCCGGCAATTGGGGCTAGAGCCGACCGGCCACGCCGCGCGCGGCGTCGGGGGCGGGCCGGGCGTGTCCACCAGCAACATGCACATGGCGGCGGGCAAGATGCCGGTCGCCACGCTGATCGAGGACATTGTTGACGGCGTGTTCGTCACCGAGCTGATCGGCATGGGCGTCAACGGCGTGACCGGTGATTACAGCCGGGGTGCGGCGGGTTTTCGGATCGAGAAGGGCGTGCTCACCGGGCCGGTCGCGGAATTCACGATCGCGGGCAATTTGAAGGACATGTACCGCAATCTGACGCCGGCCAACGACCTCGAATTCCGTTTCGGCACCAACGTGCCGACGCTCCGGATCGAGGGGATGACGGTGGCGAGTGGCTGA